The window CAAGCTGCTTGACTTCGTCAGCGTTGAGCGCCGTTTCGTTGAGGACCCCGGCCTTGAATTCGAATCCTGAGTGGTCCTCTGAAAACTTCTTGACAGCCTTGGCCAGGCCCACCACGTCATCCGAGGTGAAGGCGATGGCCGTGGGCCCGCTGAAGTACTCGGCGAGCTGCGCCACCGCCGTATCTTCGGCAGCCCGTTTGGCCAGGCGGTTCTTGACAACCCGGTATTGGCTGCCGCCCTTGTGGATCTCCTGCCGCAACCTGGTGATGTCGGGGACATCGATCCCCGAAAAACCGAAGAGGAAAACCCCCGTGTTGCCGCTGAAGATCTGGTTCAAATCTTCGATGTTCTGCTGCTTTTCTGTCCTGTCCATTGTTTTGCACCGCTCACGTATTCAACCCTCCGTCGCCAGGGCTGAGGAGGGCCTGCCCTGCCGCGGCAGGAAATCAAGTGGCTTCGAGTTGTCCGGCATCCACCTTGATGCCCGGCCCCATGGTGGAAGAAACGTAGATGCCGCGCAGGTAGCGTCCTTTCGACGCGGCCGGCTTGGAACGGATGACCGCGTCCAGCAGCGAGCGGGCGTTTTCCACCAGCTTGGGGGTGTCGAAGGAGATTTTTCCGAAGGGGGCGTGGATGATACCGTTCTTGTCGACCCGGAACTCCACGCGGCCGGCCTTAATCTCGTTAACCGCCCTGCCCACGTCGAAGGTCACCGATCCGGCCTTGGGATTGGGCATCAGCCCCCGCGGACCCAGTACGCGGCCCAGTTTCCCCACCGACTTCATCATGTCGGGGGTGGCCACCACGGCGTCAAAATCGAGCCAACCGCCCTGAATCTTCTCGACCAGGTCCTCTCCGCCGGCAAAGTCGGCTCCGGCCTCTTCGGCCTCCTTGACCTTTTCGCCGGCGGCGATCACGCAGACCCTGACCGTCTTGCCCAAACCGTTGGGAAGCACCACGGTGCCTCTGACCATCTGGTCGGCGTGCTTGGGGTCGACGCCCAGGTTGACGGAAACTTCGGCCGTCTCGTCGAAGCCGGCGAACTTGATGTCCTTCATCAGCTTGACGGCATCTTCCAGCGAGTATTCTCTATGCCGGTCGACCTTGGACCGGCTGTCGGCGTAGCTCTTACCTCTCTTGGGCATTCTCTTAACCTCTATGACCGCCCGGCGGCGGCATTCATTCAGCCAACTTGATTCCCATGCTGCGGGCCGTGCCCAAAATGATTTTGGTGGCCCCTTCCAGGTCGTTGGCGTTCAAGTCGGGCATCTTGGTCTGGGCGATCTCCTGAACCTGCTTCAAGGTCACCTCCCCCACCTTCTCGGCATGCGGTTCAGCGGCGCCTTTGGCGATGCTGGCAGCCCGCTTCAGCAGCACGGCGGCAGGAGGCGTCTTGGTGATGAAGTCGTAGCTGCGGTCCTGATAGACGCTGATGACCACGGGAATAATCAGGCCTTCCTGGCCCTGCGTCTTGGCATTGAAGGCCTTGCAGAAGTCCATGATGTTGACGCCGTGCTGACCCA is drawn from Acidobacteriota bacterium and contains these coding sequences:
- the rplK gene encoding 50S ribosomal protein L11 — encoded protein: MAKKVIGQIKLQIPAGKATPAPPVGPALGQHGVNIMDFCKAFNAKTQGQEGLIIPVVISVYQDRSYDFITKTPPAAVLLKRAASIAKGAAEPHAEKVGEVTLKQVQEIAQTKMPDLNANDLEGATKIILGTARSMGIKLAE
- the rplA gene encoding 50S ribosomal protein L1; this translates as MPKRGKSYADSRSKVDRHREYSLEDAVKLMKDIKFAGFDETAEVSVNLGVDPKHADQMVRGTVVLPNGLGKTVRVCVIAAGEKVKEAEEAGADFAGGEDLVEKIQGGWLDFDAVVATPDMMKSVGKLGRVLGPRGLMPNPKAGSVTFDVGRAVNEIKAGRVEFRVDKNGIIHAPFGKISFDTPKLVENARSLLDAVIRSKPAASKGRYLRGIYVSSTMGPGIKVDAGQLEAT
- the rplJ gene encoding 50S ribosomal protein L10, translated to MDRTEKQQNIEDLNQIFSGNTGVFLFGFSGIDVPDITRLRQEIHKGGSQYRVVKNRLAKRAAEDTAVAQLAEYFSGPTAIAFTSDDVVGLAKAVKKFSEDHSGFEFKAGVLNETALNADEVKQLADMPSREELLSKLVFLMQAPVRQFAAALQSPLRNMASCLAQIAEKKDK